In Aegilops tauschii subsp. strangulata cultivar AL8/78 chromosome 3, Aet v6.0, whole genome shotgun sequence, one genomic interval encodes:
- the LOC109737857 gene encoding uncharacterized protein: MPSPATAKPKTTKKHNARLNNPFPRAVPAAAFRNGDAAPPLSFGPFSKLAHAHDYPVGSRFRLSWNPSLGGAVSLAGVPSSSGGGDPRSRVMWETIPGVAFVSAASTTTEADECRGSFALRDGRARLVPGRQSVDRIRSLYRCDVEAGAAFEASDQTRFPVLLITGVVSAKKADPASSCCCGLRAGRRAKARAGKPILSARYWVFLEEKSDTQVSFSVKIADYQWSCGHADPSSPPPAATTAPRPHRINILSLRLRLAGRLHRSMSKKKKLSAGFPAQEEVSALLPPPERASADEEARPEEFNRVFLTYASERDERFYGFGEQFSCMEFKGRRVPVLVQEQGIGRGDQPITFAANLLSYRSGGNWSTTYAPSPFYLTSKMRSLYLEGYDYSIFDLTKPDRVQIQVYGNSVQGRILQGESPTELITSYTGSTGRPPVLPRWITSGAVVGMQGGTEAVRRVWRQLQDHDVPVSAFWLQDWVGQRKTAIGSQLWWNWEVDDDHYAGWKDLIRDLRRDGVRTMTYCNPCLVPMGEKGNARRHLYEEAKELGILVRDEAGEPYMMPNTAFDVAMLDFTNPEASSWFKGILRGMADEGVSGWMADFGEGLPLDARLHSGEDPVAAHNRYPELWARVNREFADEWKSEAGEEDGLVFFVRAGFRESSRWAMLFWEGDQMVSWQANDGIKSSVVGLLSGGLSGIPLNHSDAGGYCTVDLPLLRYRRSEELLMRWMEVNAFTVVFRTHEGNKPGSNCQFYSNSRTLAHFARCAKIYKAWEFYRVQLVKEAAEKGLPVARHLFLHYPEDRRVQKLTYQQFLVGTEMLVVPVLDKGRTAVTAYFPTSDGGSWRHVWTGEEFGGGHRSGHGSVGEATVHGFEAEVSADVGCPAVFVRVGSPVGERFVRNLRDLGVI, from the exons ATGCCGTCGCCGGCGACGGCGAAGCCCAAGACCACCAAGAAGCACAACGCGCGCCTCAACAACCCCTTCCCGCGCGCCGTCCCGGCCGCCGCTTTCCGCAACGGCGATGCCGCGCCGCCCCTCTCCTTCGGCCCGTTCTCCAAGCTCGCCCACGCCCACGATTACCCCGTCGGCTCCCGATTCCGCCTGAGCTGGAATCCCTCGCTCGGCGGAGCGGTCTCGCTGGCAGGCgtcccctcctcctccggcggcggcgacccTCGCAGCCGCGTGATGTGGGAGACCATCCCCGGCGTCGCGTTCGTCTCCGCGGCTTCCACCACCACCGAGGCCGACGAGTGCCGCGGATCGTTCGCGCTCCGCGACGGACGCGCCCGCCTTGTTCCCGGCCGCCAGAGCGTCGACAGGATCAGGTCCTTGTACCGCTGCGACGTCGAGGCCGGCGCCGCGTTCGAAGCGTCTGACCAGACACGGTTCCCGGTGCTGTTGATCACCGGGGTCGTGTCTGCGAAGAAGGCGGACCCTGCGTCGTCGTGCTGCTGCGGCCTGCGCGCCGGCCGCCGCGCCAAGGCCCGCGCAGGAAAGCCGATCCTTTCAGCGAGGTACTGGGTCTTCCTGGAGGAGAAGAGCGACACGCAAGTGTCGTTCAGCGTCAAGATCGCTGACTACCAATGGAGCTGCGGCCACGCCGATCCTTCGAGTCCACCACCGGCGGCCACGACAGCTCCAAGGCCCCACCGGATCAACATCCTGAGCCTTCGGCTCCGCCTGGCGGGGCGACTCCATAGGAGCATGAGCAAGAAGAAGAAGCTCTCCGCCGGGTTCCCGGCCCAGGAGGAGGTCTcagcgctgctgccgccgccggagAGAGCGTCGGCGGACGAGGAGGCACGGCCGGAGGAGTTCAACCGGGTATTCCTCACGTACGCAAGCGAGCGCGACGAGCGGTTCTACGGCTTCGGCGAGCAATTCAGCTGCATGGAGTTCAAGGGGAGAAGGGTGCCCGTTCTTGTGCAGGAGCAGGGGATTGGCAGGGGAGACCAGCCCATCACTTTCGCTGCCAATCTCCTCAGCTACAG GTCGGGAGGAAACTGGAGCACCACGTATGCTCCATCTCCTTTCTACCTGACCTCCAAGATGAGGTCCCTGTACCTGGAGGGATACGATTATTCTATATTTGACCTTACAAAACCTGACAGAGTGCAGATTCAG GTATATGGTAATTCGGTTCAGGGAAGAATACTGCAGGGAGAGTCACCCACCGAGCTGATCACGAGCTACACGGGGTCGACCGGACGGCCGCCGGTTCTTCCCAGATGGATCACCTCCGGCGCGGTCGTCGGCATGCAGGGCGGCACGGAGGCCGTCCGCCGTGTGTGGAGGCAGCTGCAAGACCACGACGTCCCGGTCTCCGCTTTCTGGCTGCAG GATTGGGTTGGGCAGAGGAAGACGGCGATCGGGTCGCAGCTCTGGTGGAACTGGGAGGTTGACGACGATCACTACGCCGGCTGGAAGGACCTTATACGCgatctccggcgcgacggcgtgAGGACGATGACATACTGCAATCCCTGCCTCGTCCCC ATGGGCGAGAAGGGGAATGCGAGGAGGCACCTGTACGAGGAGGCCAAGGAGCTGGGGATCCTGGTGAGGGACGAGGCCGGCGAGCCATACATGATGCCCAACACGGCGTTCGACGTGGCCATGCTGGACTTCACCAACCCGGAGGCGAGCTCCTGGTTCAAGGGCATCCTGCGCGGGATGGCGGACGAAGGCGTGAGCGGCTGGATGGCCGACTTCGGGGAGGGCCTCCCGCTGGACGCGCGGCTCCACTCGGGGGAGGACCCCGTGGCGGCGCACAACCGGTACCCGGAGCTGTGGGCGCGCGTCAACCGGGAGTTCGCCGACGAGTGGAAGTCGGAAGCCGGCGAGGAGGACGGGCTGGTGTTCTTCGTGCGGGCGGGCTTCAGGGAGAGCTCCAGGTGGGCGATGCTCTTCTGGGAGGGGGACCAGATGGTGAGCTGGCAGGCCAACGACGGCATCAAGAGCAGCGTCGTGGGCCTGCTCAGCGGCGGCCTCTCCGGCATCCCGCTGAACCACAGCGACGCCGGCGGGTACTGCACCGTCGACCTCCCGCTCCTGCGCTACCGACGGAGCGAGGAGCTCCTCATGCGATGGATGGAGGTGAACGCCTTCACCGTCGTCTTCCGCACCCACGAG GGGAACAAGCCCGGGTCCAACTGCCAGTTCTACTCCAACAGCCGGACCCTCGCGCATTTCGCGCGCTGCGCCAAGATATACAAAGCCTGGGAGTTCTACCGCGTCCAGCTCGTCAAG gaggcggcggagaagGGCCTCCCCGTGGCGCGCCACCTCTTCCTGCACTACCCGGAGGACCGGCGCGTGCAGAAGCTGACCTACCAGCAGTTCCTGGTGGGGACAGAGATGCTGGTGGTGCCGGTCCTGGACAAAGGCAGGACCGCGGTGACCGCCTACTTTCCGACGTCGGACGGGGGGTCGTGGAGGCACGTGTGGACGGGCGAAGAGTTCGGCGGTGGGCATAGGAGCGGGCACGGTAGTGTGGGGGAGGCGACGGTGCACGGGTTCGAGGCCGAGGTCAGCGCCGACGTGGGCTGCCCGGCCGTGTTTGTGAGGGTTGGGTCACCCGTCGGGGAAAGGTTTGTAAGAAATTTGAGAGACCTCGGTGTAATTTAA